ACTCTGCTCTGAGGAACTGGACCTGAACCACAGAACGTGGACAAACCCAGAAACCCCTCAGAACCAGACAGTCCTGTTCCGACTCGTCATCGTATCATCACTGAAGGGAGGACAATTCACCCACTGAACAAACATTGGCTTCACCCTCAGAGTAAATAAGACGCCTTGCTCCAACTGAGGTCAGTTTCTAGACTTTACATTTACATACTTCAAATGTCTCTTGAGATTTCTTGTCAAACATTTTTAGACAGCCTTTTAACGTCATGTAACTTTGCCCATCAGTGCCTAATTTAATTTCTCTTTGCTCCCACAATACTGCAGGATTTCTATCCCGTCGGGTATCTAATCATCTTACCAGGGAGTTTTTAGACTGAACACAACAGATGAAATGTTACCAGGCACAACAGAAAACTAGCAGAAATGGAGATCTGGACGGACTGGATTACACCAGTTCCATTTCAATCATATTAGCTTTTCATGTCTGCCATTTTATTTCTAACCAACCAAATTGTTTAAACTGTCCTAAGTACCTGGTAACACTGCCACCGGATCTACCTTAAAGGTAATCTGGGCACGGGGCCCAAATGCAAAAGGGCTCTCCgcaatggaaggaagaaaaaaatgaatgcatttttttttatgtcaggCTCCACACAAATTTGATattgataattatccaatcagaaggAAATAAAATTTGTTTCCATGAAAATTAAGTCTAATGATTTGATTGTTTTATTGGTGAGATGTCTGTGCAAGTGCTGACTGGCGAGCAAGCGGCAATGCACTGTATAGATTGGCTGATGGTCAAGGTGGGTGGCATAGTGAGCAGGTGGCTTACACagcagattcaagatcagtttttcttaaacTGTGTCAAGGTTAAAAACGGGGATACATTTTTACCAACCCCACTATCAAacttgtatcagtgagaagtgtgtgGGAAAACTGCCAAGCAGCAGAAATTAATCAATGACAACTACTAAAATGGAGCAGTTGTGAATGCCCTATATATGGGacctgtgataggctccagcatcccatgaccccagctgggataagcggcttggataatggctatatatatatatatatatatatatccctcacatacttattttatttttatttcatttaagacagtatttttcttgcacttgcaccaacaacaccaagctaaattcctagtgcatgtaatacacatggcaataaaagaatttctgattctgaCGACTGGCATATGTGGTTAAAACACACAAGACTGTACCAACAGGAAGCCTCACCCTTGTTAGGCGGTGGGAACAGGTGCTCCCTGGGGCAAGACGGGCACCTCTGGCTTGGCTCCCTTCTGCTCAGACATGGGGGTGGTGGGCAGGGTCTCCTCTTTGGGCTCCACGATGCTGACATGGTCGGGCAGGGGCTTCTTGGGGCCGATTTTACCGGTGGGGTCCCAGGGCAGCATGATCTTCACCTTGATGCCCAGCACACCTGAGAACAGACAAACAAGGTGAATGTATCAGCAACATATGTACACTTTAAGTTGAACTATATTTATGTTGGGTATTAAACAGATGAATGCATCAACAacagatgacagacagaataTTTAGATTTTCTTCTCGCTATCCTGAGGATATTCAGTCTTTCCAGCTCTACTTCACACTACAGGCTCACATTCCCATTTGGGAGCTGCCGAGCGCACAGAGCTGCTGCACCTATGGGTGGGTAGTGCCTTGCACAAGAGCAAGTTTTCCTGATTGAACACAAGGAGTcaacatcagctgtcaataagaaTGGACCTAACAGATAATCCTGACTGTAAATAATAATATAATCATGCAGTCCTTAACCCTTCTCAGACAAATGCCTCTATGTCTTCAATAGAAAAGGACACTCTGCTCTGAGGAACTGGACCAGAACCACAGAACGTGGACCCGACCGAGAAACCCCTCAGAGCCAGACAGTCCTCTTCCGACTCGTCATCGTATCATCACTGAAGGGAGAACATGGCTTCCGCCACCAATAAATCTGGTTACATCTGATTAACATACTTCGATTAATTCAAAATAGGACTGAGGGTCAATGCAATCACATCTTTTTGGTCTGTTCTTTAAATTCTCGTGGAGAGAGAAATATTTATCAGTGTGTCATGCTACACCAGTGGCCATCCCTCATGGGGTTACAAAACACCACTGCAAACATCTGAGGGCCCAAGCTCCAAGTTTACTAGGCTCTCAAACCCTTCCCAAAGGAAAAAATAAACTGGTGCATTTTACATACAAATTGAGATTATATTCTCCTACGCAATATTCTTCTCCACACATTTCATGTTTCCTAGGCCTTTTCAAGACAATCAAAGGAAAATATCTAATTTTCTATAAGCCATTTGCCAATCAGAATCAGCTCAGATAGGGGACAAACAGCATACAGAACATACTGGCAGCCCAGTGAGACTGGGACAACAAAGGAACCACAAGCATAGATTTGGGGATGACTAAACAATTCCTTggattgactccacatgtatcggaggaagcatgtggtagtctgcagctcggaagagcagggtaattggccaagtacaattggggaggaaaaaaaatccaaataaataaataaatagaaattcCTTGGATGAACTGGTGCTGACTGGAAGTTGGCAAAATATTTGCACGGCACTGGAGCAGTAACCAATACCTCAATATTTGAAAAATCCAGATCTATTTTTCTTTGCTGCACCTGTCACAACAGGAATTGGATTTGTTTGTGTTTTCGCCTTTTCTCATCAAAGCTTTCCATTTGTGTTCCTATAAATCACATCAGCCGgaggcgctgtgtgtgtgtgtgtgtgtggggggggggggggcagagctgtACTCACCCTGCCTGAGCAGGACGTGGCGGACGGCTGTGTCGACGTAGTAGTTCACGGGGTCGCCGCTGTGAATCATGAGGCCGTCCACAAACTTCATGGACTTGGCTCTCTGACCCCTCAGCTTGCCGGACACGACCACCTCGCAGCCCTTTGCCCCGCTCTCCATGATGAACCTCAGAACACCATAGCACGCCCTGAGAGGAGGACAGGGAAGGAGGGGAAGAGAAATTAACGGTTGTTCATATATATCGGGGGGGTGTCAATGATTGCTGCCTTTGTGATTGACACTTTCAgtccgtctgtgaatgttctcattcatccaggtcatagttatccaaaggaattgaatcaaggaCACTTTCAATCCCTTCTTGAAAATACAACATGAATTGTTCCCAAGGGAGTAATGGTCTAATGATCTTTTATTTATAGAAATGTTATAGTGTATTCCTGGCGCCCTCTTATGGTGTTAGTTGGCACTGGTTGTAATCACTGTAAACACCACTCTCGTCCCTTTTCTCACAAGAGTGGTGGGTAGAATCTTTGCTCCGTCACTTTTGGTGAGTTAAAATGTTATAAACCATTTGAACATGTGATCCACATGTAATAAGTGTTTTATGAATGTATATGCAACGATTTGTGATGAAGTGTAATTGTTATGAGTGCCTACCGTAATTGTTTTATCGATATAAATGAACGGTGTTCTGCAAAGTCGTTAGCTAGCTTCCGCAGGCTCGCTAGACAACTGCCGCATGAGCATCGTCTAGCTAGCTGCTAATGCTAGCGTCTTAAATATAAATTGCTTTACATCAACAGGGACTGGAGCAAGACATGTTAACACAACACCGTGCCAACGGATTGTTCTTTTTCTCGCCAGGTTGTTATACTGTTTATACTATGCAGACGTATTTGTTGCATTTAAAGTTCATTTTCTATGCTATGTAAAGACAGGTTCTGGTGACTAGTTTCCTAGCCACATGGGAATGTGTACTGTAAAAATAAACTGTAAATATGAAAAAGTTGTACATGAGAACGACCACAGAAACCCATGAAGCAAGACCTGACAACTCAGGAGAAGGGAAAGTTGGAAATAAAGATACAAAacaacattttaaatgtttatgGAAGCTGCcatcttttgtttctttttaaattgttttcatTAAAGAAATAATGTGAACCAAGTTCTGCAAGGAAGGACTGAGAAACATTTTTTCTGTTACTATTTGGACTTTTTTAGTGCACACACAGCCCATATAGCACCTCACCCAATCAAGTGATTCTGGcttagcaaaaaataaataaataaactgaaaTCACAAAGTCTACATCAGATGCTGCAGGTGTGAAGCGGTCCAGAGACACTGAAAACACTCTCCTGGGCATTCTTAAGAGTTTCTACCTTGTCGAGGGTGGGGTATAGTCTACTTCATGTGCTCAGTCCATCTCATGGAGTAGCAATCACAATATTTGGCAAAAATCAGATTTTATGACAGATGTTTTGTATTTCAAGTGAATCTAATTCTCTTGAATGAGGAGACCTGGGGGTACATGTGACGGTTAGTGACTTTCGTCAGCAATTTTGTCTCGGCATATTTTGTTAGTTTGGTGGCGCTTACCTACGCACGGCCAGACCTCCCAGCAGCTTGTAGCGCAGAGACTCTGCCTGAGCGATGGCACACAGACCACGGGTGGCAACCTTCTCAGCATacagctgggggagagagagagacagttcagTCAAATCCTCCTGTACTGTTACTACTGGCTCGCATGGATGATTCTTGTGCATCTCCATGTCAGTTTGCAAAATAATGCCTGACACATTGACCCACCAATAGGAGCAAGCAACAGCAATATTTCCTCTAGAACTGAGCTCCAATACCACAAGGAAGAGGACACAGGCTTTATACAACACACAAAAGGTGCAGTATGATTAACTGATAGACACAGCTAAACTCTCATTGCTCCTTTGATTTCAGTTCCAGTGCATGTAGAGAACAGGAAACGGGATCTGCATCAATCCGCAAAGAATTCTTGTCTCTTTGCACCATGCTCAAGTTTGACTTATGTGTTTCAATCGTGGCGAAAAGCTAAAAGTTAACCAGGTAACTAAGTCGCTAACGTCAACACAGACAGCGTTGGCCCCGCTGTGCTGTATACAAAATGCCGACTGTTTAAAACTGTATTTAACGCCACTGCAAACACATTCAATTTCTACAACCCTTCTCAGACAAATGCCTCTATGTCTTCAACTGAAAAGGACACTCTGCTCTGAGGAACTGGACCGGAACCACAGAACGTGGATCTGACCCAGAGACCCATCAGAACCAGACTGAGTCCTATTCTGACTCGTCATCGTATCATCACTGAAGGGTGGAGAATTCAATTTGTGAGTGTTTACTGGGCTTCATTCATATAACAAGATTTGATGGGACTATTACACGTGCCATTCACATGCCTCAGTGACCCAGTTACTATAACACAGCCTTACATTTAAATCATAACATCACCATTCAAGTCCAACAACGGCACTTTATCCTACATCAGGTCAGCTTTTAGGCTGATGTGTAGCTGTCTCTGAGGTTTTGTTCTGACTGTTCAAACACAATCGGTTAGTGCAGTTCAGCCCAACCTATCGGACACATTAGCAAATTAAAAAGAAAAGCGCCAAATTGAAAACATTGAAACACTTTGTAAAAGCAGTTTGTATTGTCAGTCAATTTCTTTATGAACATACATATCAACATGAGCTCACCTCAATTTAAAGAGGCCATATCGTGCTTTTTGTGTTTCCCcccctttcctttagtgtgtAGATAGCTGGGAGGGGCATTTAAAATGTCTGTAGAGCTACTGTAGAGCAATATGGTGCCCAAAGTCGACACCAAAAGGAGTTATCCTCTCTGACAGGAAACACTGCCCGAAACGCCTCGTTTACAGTCCAGCGTTTTCTTCCATTACTTTCTACGTCACACATTTTCATAATCGCTGCCTAGCGGCTAGTCTGGGCCACTCTCAAACACCAGCAAGAGGATGACGTGGTGCTCACAGGACCGAGTGCTACCCCTCGGCAGGCTTCCACAAGTTGGCCAATCAAAAGAAAGCAgtgggctttttttgggggggggggctttaaagaGACGGATAAAACAAGCTAAGGGTACAGTCACACACAAGCGAAATTAATGGCAGATATTTGCCTACTGTTCACTTCCATTCGACGCAAGTGAGGGGTGAATAAAAAATATGCTTCTGGTGGCTAATGAAACTGGCATCTTCACTTCATGTGgaagttcaactttggtgaactttgacctgcAACTCCACAGCCTCAACCAACAGCGACCAagtgtgtggttgaccccacttggcgTAACATCCTGCActgccacagaaagttgaaccagttcatctggacaccaagtttattgagagaaaagtttcatcgctcatctaggtgacctcttcagtctcaactgactgcaggtatccccacccttataaacaataaaggggcataacgaccgaaaaaaaCGATCAGttacatatgcaaattgccgtgaccattaacgagCATTaggatggccgtgtgtactattcacagagggctgGGGAATGGTTTCAATCAAAGCAtaataaaatggcaacagatgtactcttacacaTTACCGAGCAAGCATAAAGACATTCTGCATtgcccacattcagcacgacAAGAGACAAATTTCACCTCGACAGGCGATGGTCATTTGCCCGCATTTGTGCATGTATGACCGTATCCTTACACAGCTTGTTTCTGACAGGATGAACTGAGGGGCCGACATAAAGGGCCAGTCTAAGATAAataaggatttaaaaaaaaaaactgtgaatcatgcaaagctactcaAGTGGAGCCCCAGAATAAAAATACAGAGCTGAATCAGCATAATATGGCCTCATTAAGTGTTTACAAAAAGCAATTTTTGCTTTACAGAGGTTGAACTTTTTGAGTCATCTAAAAATGCTTTTTCCATATTTCAAGAATCAAATGCTTGCTTTTGCGTTCACTTAGGAAAACAGGCAAATACAGCAAAGTTATTTTTCCTGAATTTTGTTTGCATTTTAAATTTCAATTGAACTGAGCTATGGTATCAGATTTGTGAGCGTGCACCATTTCAGTCTTACCTCCACACTGCCCTCAGGGAAGCAAAACCTCTTCTGGACAACTGCCGTCAGCTCCCTGATACGACGCCCCTTCTCCCCAAGTACATTTTGGGTTctggaaaaataaacaaaaacacacttcATAATAAATTTAGATGTCCTTTCTATTTCttgttttttctggggggggggggggcagttgtcaCCTTTGAGTGCCAACCACTGCCATAACCCCTCTGTCAAGATCATGGCTTCCTTTTGTCCTGTAGTAGCTGGAACATTAGAAATTAATCTGATAGTATAACCATCTTATATCTTGTTTGATAATACGGCCAGAAAAACCAAACACACTTAATTAATTTCATGACCGCAAACTCTGCATTCCTGCTGAGGTTCTCTCTTCTAGCCCCAGAGATCAGGGGTCAGTCAGCTACAGGGGCTGGAGCTCATAGGGATTCAATGGGAGGCTTAGGGACACTTCAGCAGGGTAGACGCTTACTGACATGGGGCTTCAACTAGGGATCTTAATGAGAGTCTAACTGCAACATCACCATGCTACCCAATAAATACTGGATTTAATTCTCAAATGTGATTTCAGGCCGGGACATTAAACACCATGCAAATGCACTACCACCCCAGCCAACAACATTTTTCTG
This DNA window, taken from Lampris incognitus isolate fLamInc1 chromosome 7, fLamInc1.hap2, whole genome shotgun sequence, encodes the following:
- the rps3 gene encoding 40S ribosomal protein S3, which gives rise to MAVQISKKRKFVSDGIFKAELNEFLTRELAEDGYSGVEVRVTPTRTEIIILATRTQNVLGEKGRRIRELTAVVQKRFCFPEGSVELYAEKVATRGLCAIAQAESLRYKLLGGLAVRRACYGVLRFIMESGAKGCEVVVSGKLRGQRAKSMKFVDGLMIHSGDPVNYYVDTAVRHVLLRQGVLGIKVKIMLPWDPTGKIGPKKPLPDHVSIVEPKEETLPTTPMSEQKGAKPEVPVLPQGAPVPTA